The genomic stretch GAGGAATCCTCGGGAATGACCTGAGCAACTCGATGAACCTCTGAATCACTATGTCGATCCAGCCTCCGTAGAAGCCAGAAAGCGAACCTACTATGGCTCCGATGAATACGCTCAGGAAAGTCCCGAGCAGGCCGACGGTCATCGATACCTGGCCGCCAACCACTACCCTGGAGAAGAGATCGCGGCCAAACCTGTCGGCCCCAAATAACAGCAGCATTGCCCTATCGGAGGATTCCTCAACACCGAGCAAATGCAGGTTTGTTCTAAACAATCCCCAGAATCTGTACTCCTCTCCCCGTACAAAGAGCTTCACAGGCGCCACAGAACTGGTGTCCTCGGTAAAGATCAGCTGGTAGGTAACGGGGTCCCTGCTTTTCTTCATCGCACAAACGAAAGGTCCCCTCCATCTGCCGTCTTCGTCGACGAACCTGATCTTAGAAGGGGGAGCATAGATGAAGTTCCTGTGGGTTGCCGTGAAGTCGTAAGGGACGATGAAACCGGCGAAAAGCACCATCAGATATAGTACAGCTAGCACGACCAGACCGAACACGCCCAGCCTGTGCTTTAGGAAGCTTCTGGTGATCCTCGACCTGGTTCCTTCCATCGTGGACACTCCTAGCTCATTCGTATTCTCGGATCGAGAAACGCAAGTGCGATGTCAGCGAGCAAGTTCCCGATCTGGGTGATAAGTGCAATGAACATCAAGAAGGACATGACCAGGTATTGATCATGATTTAGCAGCGCGTTATAGAAAAACGGCCCCATCGTCGGAAGGTTCAATACGATGGCCGTGATTATCGTCCCGCTGAATACATTCGGAACCTCGGCCCCGGCGATACTCACCATAGGGTTGAGCGCATTCTTGATGGCATGTCGTCTCACTGTTTTCTCGTCAAGCCCGTGCGCCCTCAGCGAAGTGATGAATGGCGACCCGATAATGTCGAGCATATTGCCTCTCATCACTCTCATCAATCCTGCCAATCCGCTTACGCCGACCACCACCAGCGGCATCCAGAAATGCTTCAGCAGGTCCACGACTTTGGCGAAACTCCAGGGCGCGCCTATGAACTCGGTCGAGAACAGCCCGCCAATTGAGGTTGAGCCCATCTTCAGCATGAAATACATCAAGATCAGG from Clostridia bacterium encodes the following:
- a CDS encoding ABC transporter permease, giving the protein MWSFIVRRSLIMIPMMILVSVICFGIIELQPGDFVSQYLDNPRISPEQIRLLRERLGLDKPAYVRYGMWVKNIVTKWDFGYSFAYERPVGELIWERTGWTVFIALATIIFQWILAVPMGIYSALHPYSPADYAMTVVGFIGISIPDFFFALILMYFMLKMGSTSIGGLFSTEFIGAPWSFAKVVDLLKHFWMPLVVVGVSGLAGLMRVMRGNMLDIIGSPFITSLRAHGLDEKTVRRHAIKNALNPMVSIAGAEVPNVFSGTIITAIVLNLPTMGPFFYNALLNHDQYLVMSFLMFIALITQIGNLLADIALAFLDPRIRMS
- a CDS encoding ABC transporter permease; protein product: MEGTRSRITRSFLKHRLGVFGLVVLAVLYLMVLFAGFIVPYDFTATHRNFIYAPPSKIRFVDEDGRWRGPFVCAMKKSRDPVTYQLIFTEDTSSVAPVKLFVRGEEYRFWGLFRTNLHLLGVEESSDRAMLLLFGADRFGRDLFSRVVVGGQVSMTVGLLGTFLSVFIGAIVGSLSGFYGGWIDIVIQRFIELLRSFPRIPLWLALAVILPPSWPSTWVYFGIVTVLSLIGWMGVARVMRGMVLSLREKEFVLAAKVTGVSGMKIITKHLMPNTLSYLIVVSTLSIPGMILGESAISFLGLGIKEPMTSWGLLLKQAQSLSELESHPWLMVPGIFIMIAVLSYNFVGDALRDAVDPYRTVEKV